In Pseudomonadota bacterium, the DNA window GAGATGCGTGCCATCTTGATGATCGACTTCCTCCGTGACGAGGCCGACCTGCCGCGCAGACGTGAGATCGCAACCGCGCTGTCCCAACGCCTGCTCGGCCCCCGCGATCATGCCTGGCTGCACGCCGCTGGGCTCGACTGTGACGCGGCCCTCACCGAAGCCATGACCCGCGCGCCCATCCCCCAGGCCACCCTCGACTTCTGCCGAGAGGTGGTGGCCGAGAACGGCCTCATCTTCCCATGACCTCTCACTTTGTGCACGCGTCCTGCCGGGACACGCGCACGGGAAACACGAAAGGAGCCCCGTCCAGTGACACGTGAAGAGTTTGAGCGCCAGCTCGTCGAGAAAGCCCAGAAAGACGCCGCGTTTCGCGGCAGGCTGATCAGCGACCCGAAGGGCACGCTCGAAGCCGAGCTGCAGTCGGTGAAAGCAGGCATCTCCCTGCCCGCAAACCTGAAGGTCACCGTGGTGGAAGAGAGCGCCGATCACATCTACCTGCGCCTGCCCGCCGCCGCGTCCACTACCATGTCAGAGCAAGAGCTCGTGGCAACGACCGGTGGCGCGGGAGACCAGCCGCCCCCCGCCAGCATCGTGGTCGGCCTGGACGTCGTGGTCGTCGTGGCGCCGGGCCCGGAGGTGGGCGTGGTTCTCACGCCGGGCCCGGGTCTCATCGTCGCCGTCGCCTGATCTCGACGAGCGCGCAGCGACGGCTGCGCCCCCGCGGTGGGGCAGCAGCCGTCGTTTCTCGTTCTGCGACCTTGGTCTGAGCTAGAGGGCGACCATTGCCGCCGCATCCCCGGCCGCTGGCCGTGATGAAACCGTTCACGTGACCGAAGTCACGGCCCGCTGCGACGCGATATACTCTGATCAGCAGATGATTCCAGCGTCAGGGGGATTTCGCCGATGCACCGACCTTGCGCACTCGAGTTGCCCCACCCGCGACCGCTCACCGCTCGACCGACCCGCCGACCGATGGCACCGCTCATGGTCGCTTGCGCCTTTGCCTGGCTCGCCATCGGAGCCGCGGGGGCCGCACCTTCCGCCGAATCCGCCCGCGACGCGAGATTCTCGAAGAACAGCAAGCCCGCCGCGAAGCCGAAGATCTCGCCCAAGCTCGCGGCCCTGCTCGTCGGAAGATCCGCAGCCGCCATCACCGCCACAGACGTGTGGCTCAGCCCCCGTCTGCGTGGCGCCGATCTCGAGCGACTCAAGGTCGGTGATCAAGCCGGACTGCTCAAGATCATCGGCCCAGATGCCACCACCGAGCTGTTCGTCAAGCAAGATCCGCACATCAGCATCAAGGGCCTCGACACAGTGCTGCTCGCTCGGGTCACCCCAGACGACCGACGCAGGGTGCTCGAAGCGATGCAGATCTCAGTCGCAGAGATCGACACCGTGACACGCTCGATCATCGAACACTTCGAACAGCTGCCGCAGCGTCAAGCGGTCGCCCTCCTCGGAGTCATGGGCGCCGCGCACGGCCATGAGACCACAGCCGCGAGCAGCGTCGCCCGAGCCTTTCTTGGCCGGTTGCTGGGCACCACGCAAGACGTGAGCCTGCGGCGGCAGTGCGTTCTCGCTCTAGCGATTGCGGGAGCCACCGATGAGACCACGGTTCGTCGCGTCGTTGCGTTCATGACCGAGAGTCACAACGCCTGGGAGACCTTCACCACACAGCAGTTCTTCGACTTCCACCGCGACTATGTGCGCTCTCTGGCGACAGCCTCTTCTATCGCCGAAGCGCTCGAGCGCTCTGGCAACCCGTACGCACACGACATCGCCGCAACCCTCCTTCGCTGACCCCCGACCCCGTGGAGGGCTGCGGCCCCGCTCAGTCGAACGTCACCGTCGTCATGAGCAACGAAGCTACACCCTCCATCGATTCCGAATCACATCTGGGCCCCTCACCCAGCCGTGACCGACTCGCGGTGTTCGAAGACCAGATTGCGCGAGTGCGAAGCGGAGCGCTCTCGCCCTACGAATTCGGCACCTGGCTCGAGGAGATGGCCGCCCAGATGGCCGAGCGGCAGAAGCAGCTGCAAGAGATCTACTCCTCACTTCCGCCCGAGCTCGAAGGGGCCTTCGGTGACGAGGCCCGAGTCGGCTTCGAAGGGGTCTCGTTCTACCTTACCGGCGTCGAGCACCTGAGGGCCTACGTGCTGGCGCCCAACGAGGCCCTGCTCGACCGCGCCCTCGACGCCATGCACGAGGGCAACCGCCTCATCATCGAGGCCATGCAGATCAACCGCGACAATCGCGAGGCCGACGACGAGCCGAGCCCCCTCGACGAACCCCTCGACGACGTCGAAGACGACACGCTCTAGGCGAACCGCGTCTCGTGCGCGTCGACCGTCAACCCTCGTGCAAGAGACGCCTTCGTCAGAGCGTCGCGGCTTGAGGAAGGCGCGGCTCGTCTCGTCGCGCGGCGCGCGCCTCTCGGGCCAGTCGAGCGACACCGTCGACAAGTCCGCCGAAGATGAAGCCGTGCACCGGATAGAGCAGGTACCAGTACATCAGTCCGAACAGACCGCGAGGCGCGAAGAAGGCGGTCTGACGCAGCTCGCACCCCTCGTCGGTGGGCACCGCCTCGAACTGCAGCCATGCTCTGCCCGGAACCTTCATCTCCGCGCGCAAGCGCATCAGACGGTCGGGCTCAACCGCCTCTACGCGCCAGAAATCGACCACATCTCCCACGCGAATCTCATCCGGGTGTCGACGACCACGCCGCATGCCCACGCCACCAAGAAGGCGATCAATGATTCCGCGCACCCGCCACGTCCAGTCGAGGTACAGCCATCCGCGTTCCCCCCCCAGGCCAGAGAACGCGCGAAACGCATCGGCTGGGGAGACCTCGAGCTGGCGGACCCGACGCTCCACGATCATCCCTTCGGTGACGTGCAGCTCGACGGGGCGAGCGCGCATGCTCGACGACAGCGAGTCATACCACGTCGTGTTGAGCGTATGGTCGTGGATGCGGCGCAGCGCGCGCTCGACAGCCTCATTGTAGGTGATGGGATCGATGTGCGGAAACAGGCGGCGCGCCTCTCGTGTATCGGCCACCACCTCGTTGCGCAGCCCCTCGATGAGCGGGCGCGCAATAGACGAGGGCACGGGGGTGACGAAGTGCACCCAGTACGACGACAGGCGAGGCGTGAGAACGGGCACGGGAATCATCCAGCGGCGCAGCCCTCGAGCCTTCGCATAGCCCATCATCATGTCGCCGTACGATAGCCTCTGCGCCCCCCCGATCTCGACCACGTGAGAACCGCCCTCCGCCTCGATGGAGCCCACAAGATACGAGAGAACGTCGCGGATGGCGATGGGCTGGGCCAACGTGTAGACCCAGCGCGGACAGATCATGACCGGCAGGCGCTCGGTGAGGTCGCGGATGAGCTCGAACGAGAGGCTTCCCGAACCCACGATGACCCCCGCGCGAAACTCCAGCACGTCTGGCCCGTGGGCGCGAAGCTCATCTGCCACGGCCTGACGCGAGCGCAGATGCTTCGAGAGCGCCCCATCGTCGCTGCGACCGAGCGCGCCGAGATAGACGATGCGTCGCACCCCGGCTGAACGGGCCGCCTGGGCAAAGTTCCGAGCGCAGTCGAGATCGCGCTCGTGGAACCCTTCGCCCCCTTGCATCGTGTGCACGAGAAAGAACGCCGTATCGATGTCCTCGAACGCCTCTTTGAGGGTTTCAGGACGCAGAAGGTCGCCACACGTCAGGTCGACCTTGTCAACCCACGGCCGCCCTTTCAGACGCGCGGGATCGCGCACGAGGCACCGCACGGGATGCCCTTCCTCCAGCAGGCGAGGAACCAGGCGCCCGCCCACATATCCCGTTGCACCTGTCACCAGCACGTTGCGCGTCATACGATCGCACCTCCATTCGAGTCATACCCTCGAAAAGAAGTATACAACACCTATACAACGAGCGCAACGGTCAGGAGCGCACTGCACGCGTGAGCGTCTGCATGGCAGTATCCGCCCACTCCGATCGTGGCGACTCGGTGACCAGTCGAAGGATGGGCTCGGTGTTCGATGGACGCACGCCCACCCATGACCCGTCGTCGTAGCACACGCGAACCCCGTCAACGTGGTCGACTCTGCCCCGCGGAAAAGCCTCTTCAACCCGTTCAAACACCTGAGACAGAGCGCCCCGGCCAGGAGATGGCACCTTCGTCTTGCGCTCGTGGAATCGAGGTAGCGCCCTCAAGCGCTCTGACAGCGTGGAGGCCGCGCCCGAGAGGCACTCGAGCACCAGGGCCATGCCCACAAGAC includes these proteins:
- a CDS encoding NHLP leader peptide family natural product precursor → MCTRPAGTRARETRKEPRPVTREEFERQLVEKAQKDAAFRGRLISDPKGTLEAELQSVKAGISLPANLKVTVVEESADHIYLRLPAAASTTMSEQELVATTGGAGDQPPPASIVVGLDVVVVVAPGPEVGVVLTPGPGLIVAVA
- a CDS encoding SDR family oxidoreductase, coding for MTRNVLVTGATGYVGGRLVPRLLEEGHPVRCLVRDPARLKGRPWVDKVDLTCGDLLRPETLKEAFEDIDTAFFLVHTMQGGEGFHERDLDCARNFAQAARSAGVRRIVYLGALGRSDDGALSKHLRSRQAVADELRAHGPDVLEFRAGVIVGSGSLSFELIRDLTERLPVMICPRWVYTLAQPIAIRDVLSYLVGSIEAEGGSHVVEIGGAQRLSYGDMMMGYAKARGLRRWMIPVPVLTPRLSSYWVHFVTPVPSSIARPLIEGLRNEVVADTREARRLFPHIDPITYNEAVERALRRIHDHTLNTTWYDSLSSSMRARPVELHVTEGMIVERRVRQLEVSPADAFRAFSGLGGERGWLYLDWTWRVRGIIDRLLGGVGMRRGRRHPDEIRVGDVVDFWRVEAVEPDRLMRLRAEMKVPGRAWLQFEAVPTDEGCELRQTAFFAPRGLFGLMYWYLLYPVHGFIFGGLVDGVARLAREARAARRDEPRLPQAATL